In Macadamia integrifolia cultivar HAES 741 chromosome 12, SCU_Mint_v3, whole genome shotgun sequence, the following are encoded in one genomic region:
- the LOC122058266 gene encoding 60S ribosomal protein L4: MAAAARPLVTVQPLDGDMATDGGNIVPLPDVMKASIRPDIVNFVHANISRNSRQPYAVSKRAGHQTSAESWGTGRAVSRIPRVPGGGTHRAGQGAFGNMCRGGRMFAPTKIWRRWHRKINVNQKRYAVASALAASAVPSIVLARGHRIENVPEIPLVVGDSAEAVEKTSAAIKILEQVGAFPDAKKAKDSHAIRPGKGKMRNRRYISRKGPLIVYGTEGSKIVKAFRNIPGVEVANVERLNLLKLAPGGHLGRFIVWTKSAFEKLDSIYGTFEKPSEKKKGYVLPRSKMVNADLTRIINSDEVQSVVRPVKTDVKRAQLKKNPLKNLNILLKLNPYAKTARRMALLAEAQRVKAKKEKLDKKRKPISKEEAAAIKSAGKAWYQTMISDSDYTEFDNFTKWLGVSQ, translated from the exons ATGGCCGCCGCTGCTCGACCTCTCGTGACTGTCCAGCCGTTAGACGGCGATATGGCGACAGACGGTGGCAACATCGTCCCCCTCCCGGACGTTATGAAAGCTTCCATCCGTCCAGATATCGTCAACTTCGTCCATGCCAATATCTCCAGGAACAGTCGCCAACCCTACGCAGTGAGCAAGCGTGCCGGTCATCAGACCTCAGCCGAGTCCTGGGGTACTGGTCGTGCCGTCTCTCGTATCCCTCGTGTCCCTGGTGGTGGTACTCACCGTGCAGGTCAGGGTGCTTTCGGTAACATGTGTCGTGGTGGTCGAATGTTCGCACCCACCAAGATCTGGCGCCGCTGGCACCGCAAGATCAACGTCAACCAGAAGCGTTACGCGGTGGCCTCTGCCCTAGCCGCATCTGCTGTCCCTTCAATTGTCCTTGCTCGTGGACATCGCATTGAAAATGTCCCTGAGATCCCTCTTGTTGTTGGTGACTCTGCTGAAGCTGTGGAGAAGACATCGGCCGCTATCAAGATACTCGAGCAGGTTGGTGCTTTCCCCGATGCTAAGAAGGCCAAGGACAGCCACGCTATTCGGCCTGGCAAGGGTAAGATGAGGAACCGTAGGTACATTTCTCGCAAGGGTCCTCTGATCGTTTATGGTACCGAAGGTTCCAAGATTGTTAAGGCTTTCCGTAATATCCCTGGAGTTGAGGTTGCTAATGTTGAGAGGCTTAATCTTCTTAAGCTAGCTCCTGGTGGTCATCTTGGCCGGTTTATCGTATGGACTAAATCTGCTTTTGAGAAGTTGGATTCAATCTATGGTACATTCGAGAAGCCctcggagaagaagaagggttacgTTCTGCCCCGATCTAAGATGGTGAATGCTGATCTTACTAGGATCATTAACTCTGATGAGGTTCAGTCTGTGGTAAGGCCGGTTAAGACCGATGTTAAGAGGGCGCAGCTAAAGAAGAACCCATTGAAGAACTTGAACATTCTTCTCAAGCTCAACCCGTATGCTAAGACTGCTAGGAGGATGGCCCTTTTGGCTGAGGCTCAACGCGTAAAGGCAAAGAAAGAGAAGCTTGACAAGAAGAGGAAACCAATCTCAAAG GAGGAGGCTGCTGCTATAAAGTCTGCTGGCAAGGCATGGTATCAGACCATGATATCGGACAGCGACTATACCGAGTTTGACAATTTCACAAAATGGTTAGGCGTATCACAGTAG